The genomic window TTTGGATTGTTTACATAACCAGCCAAAAGCTTAGCCAAACTATGAGAATCCTGACGAATTCCGCCACATCCACCTTGGTGCGTGATGAATTTTACCTCAATATTGTTGAATAAATTAGCATCGTTTGAAGCTTCTTGATTTCCTGCTCCACCCGTTTCTGATTTCACCAAAGAACGCAACAATAACTGATAATCGTTCTCTTTTGGTTTCATCAATTCTTTCTCAAAAATATCTTTTAAGATTTCGATGTTTCTGTTTTCACAAAAAACTAATGGAAAAAATAACCATACATTTTCTGTTCCAACCTGTCCATCTTCTCTATGATAGCCCTGCCACGTTCTGTCTTTCCATTTATCAACATTTGGAGCGTTCCAGCCAATAGTTTCTGTTTTACCAGTAACTTTATCACTTTCGTGTTTTACGTTTGCTGTAGAAAGCAATCCGCCTTTTTCGATTCTAGCGCTTGCTTTTCCAACCAAAACACCATACATAATGATTCTGTCCCCTACATTAAAAGGAACCATTGCAATCTTATGTTTCATTTTTACATCAGACTCTACGGTAATTGATTGTCCTTCAAAATCAATCACTTCGCCTGCAGTAAGATCCACCAAAGCAACCGCAACATTGTCGGTTGGGTTTACTTTTATTAATTTTTTCTGCGTTGCCATAATTAACCTTTGTTCTTTGTTCTTTTTGTTGTGTTTTTTTTTATTTTATTCTTTCTTGAAACTTAGCAAAACCAGCTTCAATTCCGTTTGAATCAATTTCTTCTAATGCAATTGTAATTGCTTTTGTCAACCCTGGAATTTCAGTTAAATCTTGGTCCCAGAAACCTTTGTTTTGCAATGTCAAACGAGCGATTTTTTCGTAATCATCAGATTTCCATAATCCGTTAAAGAAAGTTGTGATATCTTCACCATCTTTAACCGGCAAACTTTGACCATTCCAAGTTCCTTTGTAGAAACGAATTAAACTCGCTAATGAAAAAGTCAAGTTAACAGGCAATTTTTTGTTAGCATTATAATATCCTAATAAACTAGGCAAAACTCTTACTTTGAATTTCGAAACAGAATTTAATGCAATATCAGCAAGTGCATGTTTGATAAATGGATTTTTAAATCGGTCCATTACTTCCTCAGAATAGGCCGTAATTTCATTTTTGTCCATATCAAGAGTTTCACTAATTTCACTAATAACGCTATTTACAAATTTTCCCGTAAAATCTCCGTTAACAGTTTCCATTACCAGTTTATTACCATGTAAAAGTGAAAAAGGAACCATTGCCGTATGCGCACCGTTTAAAATACGAACTTTAATCATTTTAAAAGGACGTATATCATCAACGATTTTTACATTCAAATTTGTTTTATGAAAAGGCAATTTTGCTTTTAGATCATCTCCCCCTTCAATAGCCCAAAGGAAAAAAGGTTCAGCCGCAACAATTAAATTGTCCTGATAATCTAATTTATTATTGTATTCTTCAATTTCAGCTCTTGGATAGCCAGGAACAATTCTGTCAACCAAAGTGCTATGATAGGTACAAGCCTCTGATACCCACGTTTTAAACGCATCTTCTAATTTCCATAAATCAACATATTGCAAAATAATTTTTTTAAGCGTCTCAGAGTTATAATCAATTAATTCACAAGGAATTATTGTAACTCCTTTTGAAGCATCTCCATTAAAATGCTTAAATCTTTCGTATAATAAAACCGTCAATTTTGCAGGAAATGACACTGGCGGCTGCATGTCTGGAGTATCACTTTCAATAAATTCAATTCCAGCTTCTGTAGTATTAGAAACAATAAACTGAAGTTCTTCTTCTTTGGCTAAAGCCAAATAATTTGCAAATTCAGTATATGGGTTTATCGTTTTTACAATATTATTAATTAACACAATATCTTGTATCTTTTCACCCTTTTTAATTCCGTTCATAAACAAGGTATAAAGACCGTCCTGATCATTAATCATATTTACCATACCATCTTTCAAAGGTTGAACTACAGCAATACCGGCATTAAAATCAACTTCTTTATTTAATTTGTCAAAAGCATAATCAACAAAGGCTCTTAAAAAGTTACCTTCTCCAAACTGAACTACTTTAATTGGCTGTAACTTTTCTAATCCTGTATTTATTCTATTTAATTTTTTCATTTTAAATTTTCTTTAATGCGTTATAAATAACCATTTATAAACCTTATTTCTTTATTTCTGCCTTTAAAATTGTAAATGAAACATTACACCCGATTGAGTAAAATAAAGCCGGCTGTGAGGAATGGCTAGCTAAATTTTTCAAGCGTAATGTTCAATTACAATCTCTAAAAATCTAAAAAAAACTTATAAAATAAGGAGTTAGGCATGATTACCCCTTAATCTATTTTCTAATATCTTTTATAATGTCAAGAACCTGTTTCACTTTTGCAGTAAGTTCGTCGAAGTCTTTTTGGTCTAATATGTCTTTTGAAATTAACTGTGAGCCCAAACCAACGCAGGTTGCTCCGGCATTTAACCATGAACTCAAACTTTCTTTTGTTGGATAAACACCGCCTGTAGGCATAATGTTTGTCCACGGACATGGGCCTTTTATCGCTTTAATAAACTCTGGCCCGTAAGTATCAGCTGGAAATAGTTTTACAATTTCGCAACCTAATTCTTCCGCTCTAGCAATTTCTGTCAAAGTACCGCATCCTGGCGACCAAAGCACTTTTCTACGATTACATGCTATAGCTATATCTTCTCTAAAAACTGGAGTTACAATAAAATTTGCTCCCAAGCTCATGTACAAAGAAGCCGAAGCCGCATCTGTAATAGAGCCAACTCCTAGAATCATACCTGGCAGTTCTGCCAAAGCATATTTGTTTAAAGCTCCAAAAACTTCGTGAGCAAAATCACCTCGGCTAGTAAATTCCATTAATCGGGATCCACCGTCATAACATGCTTTTAAAACTTTCTTACTCAGCTCAATATCAGAATGAAAAAACAACGGAACCATACCGTTCTCTTTCATGGTCTGAGCTACTTCTATTCTTGAATATTTTGCCATTTTTATTTAAAATTATCTTGATACTAATGCAGAACCATCACCATCAATCATATTCTCAACTTCTTTTAAAGTAACCAAGTTATAATCTCCTGCAATTGTATGTTTTAGACAACAAGCTGCAACTGCAAAATCTAAAGCTCTCTGGTTATTATTATATTCCAATAAACCGTAAATTAATCCACCCATAAAGGCATCTCCACTTCCTACACGGTCTACAACTGGCGTAACTTCTTTAACTGCTGCACTATAAATCGCTTTTCCGTCGTATAAGATTCCTCCGATTCTCTGGTGAGACGCACTAACAGAATAACGAAGTGTCGTTGCTGCAATTTTTAAGCTCGGAATCAATTCAAACAATTTATCATATACTGCTGGAAGTGATTTTTCGTCCTGATAATTCGGATTTACTTTCGGGATTCCTAACATGAAATAAGCTGTATCTATATCTCCCAAAATCACATTGCTGTATTTTAGCATTTCTGGCATAACCTCACTTGGCGTTTTTCCGTATTGCCAAAGTTTTGACCTATAGTTTAGATCGCATGAAATTTTAATTCCTTTTTTATGAGCGACTTTAATCGCTTCTAAACAAGCTTCAGCTGCACTTTCTGAAATTGCTGGTGTAATACCACTCCAATGAAACCATTCTGCACCTTCCAGAACTTTATCCCAATCCACCTGTCCTTTTTCTATCGTTGACATGGCACTGTGAGCACGATCGTAAACCACATTGCTTCCGCGAGTTCCTGCTCCAGTTTCTAAGAAATAGATTCCTAAACGCTCTCCTCCGTAAACAATGTTTTTAGACTCGACATTCATTTTCCTGATTTCTTTTAAAGCAGAAAAACCAATTTCATTTTCAGGCAATCTGGTAACAAATTCAGCGTTTACTCCATAATTAGCCAGAGAAACACATACATTAAATTCACCGCCACCATACGTAGCACCAAATGCTGTAGATTGCGAAAAACGCAAATGTCTTTCTGTCGATAAACGCAGCATGATTTCTCCAAATGCAACTACTCTACTCATTTCTTATATTTTTAATTTTACCATTAAGACATTAAGAAAATTAAGCTTCACTTTATGTTCTCTTTGCGATTAAAGGTTAAGTTTATTAAGCCTACTTGCTTAATTATCTTTTATTATTAAGTAACTATTTAAACTCAAAACTTAATTTTCTTATTTTTAATTTTACCATTAAGAGATTAAGAAAATTAAGCTTAACTGTGTGCTTTCTTTACTATTAAAGGTTACGTTTATTAAGCCCACTCGCTTAATTATCTTTATTATTTAAGTAACTAATCTATTACACCAAAAAACTTAATTTTCTTAATGCCTTAATGGTTAAAAAAATTAAAACTTAAAATATTCTTTAGCGTTGTTGTATGAAATATCAGAAACTAACTTTCCGATCCATTCCATATCGTTTGGAAGTTCTCCTCTTTTGATTTCGTCTCCCAAAAGGTTACATAAAATACGTCTGAAATATTCGTGTCTTGGGAACGATAAGAAACTTCTAGAATCTGTCAACATTCCAACAAAACAGCTGATTAAACCCATATTTGAAAGCGCATTCAATTGTTTTGTCATTCCATCTTTTTGATCTAAGAACCACCATCCAGAACCAAATTGTACTTTTCCGCGAACGCTTCCGTCGTTGAAATTTCCAATCATCGTTGCCATAACTTCGTTATCAGCAGGGTTCAAGTTATAAATAATCGTTTTAGTCAATTTATCTTTGCTATCTAAAGCGTTTAAGAAAGCAGATAATTTTTGCGCTTGCGGATAATCTCCAATAGAATCCCAACCTGTATCTGGGCCTAAGATTCTGTGCATACGAGCGTTATTGTTACGCAATGCTCCTAAGTGAAACTGCTGAACCCATCCAAACTCGTGATACGTTTCTGATAAGAAAACTAAAATAGCACTATGGAATTTTAAAACATCTTCTGGAGACAATTCGCCATTTTCTCTTTTCTTTTTGAAAATAGCATTTACTTCACTTTCTGTATAGTTCTCAAAATCAATTTGATTTAATCCGTGATCACTTAATTTACATCCGTTTGCATTAAAGAATTCGATTCTTTTTCTTAAAGCAGACTGTAAATCAGCATATGTGTTAATTGCAATACCGGACACATCCCCTAATGTGTCCAGATATGCATTATATCCATCATTAGCAATTAAGATGGCTTTATCAGGTCTGAAAGCCGTACTCATTTTAATTCCTGTCGAATTATTTGCGAATTTTTGGTGAAATTCTAAAGAATCAATTGGATCTTCTGTAGTACAAACTAATTCAGCATTTACTTTTTTAAGAAGGTTTTGTGTGCTGTACGCCTGAGAATTTATTTTCTCAGAAGTTTCGATATAAATTTTCTCTGCCGATTTTTCATTCAACAAATCATAAATATCAAAATAACGAGCTAATTCTAAATGCGTCCAGTGATACAACGGATTACGCATTGTGTAAGGAACTGTTTTTCCCCAGTTTAAGAACTTATCTTTATCTGAACCATTTCCTGTAACAAACTGTTCGTTGATTCCTAAAGTACGCATTGCACGCCATTTGTAGTGATCACCATTAATCCAAACCTGTGTAATGTTATCGAAGATTTTATCCTCTGCAATAAACTGCGGATTTAAGTGATTGTGGTAATCAATAATGGGCTGATTTTTAGAGTAATTATGGTATAACTCTTCAGCATATTTATTTTCTAATAAAAAATTATCGTGTATGAATTTCTGGCTCATGTCTTTTAAAATATAATTTGAAAATTATTCTTCGTTTGAAGGTTTTCCTATTGTAGCAAGGATTCCGCCGTCAACATACAAGATGTGACCGTTTACAAAATCACTCGCTTTTGATGATAAAAATATCGCTGCTCCAGCCAAATCGCTCGGGTCTCCCCATTTTGCAGCTGGCGTTCTGCTAATGATAAAATCGTTAAACGGATGCCCGTCAACTCTAATTGGTTTTGTCTGTTCTGTTGCAAAATATCCAGGACCGATTCCGTTGATCTGAACATTGTATTTTGCCCATTCTGTTGCCATGTTTTTAGTCAGCATTTTCAAACCACCTTTTGCAGCAGCATAAGCAGAAACTGTATTTCGTCCCAATTCACTCATCATAGAGCAAATGTTGATGATTTTTCCTTGACGTCTTTCAATCATTCCTTTTGCAACATGCTTAGAAACGATAAACGGACTTACCAAATCAATATCAACTACTTCTCTAAAGTCTGATACTTCCATATCAAGCAACGGAATTCTTTTGATAATTCCAGCATTATTGATCAAGATATCGATTGACCCAACTTCGCTTTCAATTTTTGCAACAGCAGCTTTTACTTCTTGCTCTTCGGTTACATTAAATTTGTATCCTACTGCATTGATTCCTTCACTTTTTAATTCGGCTACGGCATGATCAATTTTTTCTTGAGAAGAATTTCCGTTCACAACAATTGTTGCACCCGCCTGACCTAATCCTTTTGCCATTGCCATTCCCAGTCCGTGTGTACTTCCTGTTATTAAGGCAACTTTTCCTTTTATATCAAACAAATTTGTCATCTTATCTTAAATCAGTGATTTTACAAACATCCATATCTCCGTAATCTAAGTTTTCACCAGCCATTCCCCAGATAAAAGTATAATTGCTAGTTCCAGAACCTGAGTGAATAGACCAAGGCGGAGAAATTACTGCCTGATGATTGTTCATCCAGATATGTCTTGTTTCTTGTGGCTGCCCCATAAAGTGACAAACTGCCTGATCTTGCGGAATATCTAAATAAAAATATACTTCCATTCTACGATCGTGAACGTGAGCTGGCATGGTATTCCAAACACTTCCTGGTTTCAATTCTGTCATTCCCATTTGCAATTGGCAAGTGGTAACCACACTTCCAATAATCATTTGGTTTACAGTACGGTGATTTGCCGTTTCCATTGTTCCCAATTGTAATTTATTAGCTTCAGCTAAACTTACTTTTTTAGTTGGGTAAGTCGTATGCGCTGGAGCAGAGTTTAAATAGAATTTAGCAGGATTGTTTTTGTCATCACTTTTAAAAACCACTTCTTTATTTCCTGCTCCGATATACAAAGCATCTTTAAAACCTAACTCATAAGTTGTTCCTTCTACGACAACAGAACCGCTTCCTCCAACATTGATGATTCCTAATTCTCTACGCTCTAAAAAATAAGGCGCTTTTAAAGGATCGATCGTTTCTAAAGCTAAATCACCTTTTACAGGAACTGCAGAACCCGCAATGTATCTGTCGTAATGCGAATAAACCAAAACCACTTCATCTTCCTGCATTAAGTCATCAATTAAGAATTCTTCTCTCAATTGCTGCGTATCATACTTTTTTACAGCTTCTGGGCTTGACGCGTATCTTGAACTATATTTTGTCATAATTTTAAATTAATGTAATCGATTGCACAAAATTATATTTTTATATTTAAATAGCATAATTGAAACGAAAAAAATATTTCAATTCTGTTCATTTTTCTTTATAATTCGACTTTTTTCATTCGAGGAACCAGAATATGCATTATCAGCCAAGCCAATAAATATGAGGCTCCACAAATACAGAACATAATAAAATAACCTGTTTCTACTTTTCCAAGTTTAGTATAGTAAACAAACATGTTTTTCTGAACTAGCAATGTCAGCAAAATTCCGCCGAGCGCTCCAAACATTCCTCCTAATCCGGTAACAGATGCTGTTGCTTTTTTAGGAAACATATCTGATACTGTTGTAAAGATATTGGCACTCCACGCCTGATGCGCAGAAACCGCCAATCCGATTACCAAAATTGCAAACCAGATATTTATAGTTCCCAATTGCTGAGCGAACAAAACCGGCAATACAGCAAATGCATAAAGCAGCATACTAGTTTTACGAGCTTTGTAGGCAGGCCAATTGTTATTTATTAATTTCAAAGGAAGCCATCCTCCGCCAATGCTTCCAATACTTCCAATCATATAAACTAATGCGCAAGGCCAAATAATCTCTGTTGCATTAAGCTTGTATTGTTTCATCAAGAAATCTGGCAACCAGAACAAATAAAACCACCAAACAGGATCTGTCAATAATTTACCAATTGCAAAAGCCCAAGTCTGGCGAAAGGATAATAATTTTATCCAAGAAACCTTTTCTTTTGACTCTTCTTCTACTTCCTCTACTTGATCTGAAGTAATATATTCTAATTCTGCTTGAGATAAACGTTTTTGCTTCTGAGGCACTTCATATAACAAAAACCATAAAGCAAGCCAAATAAACCCTACAATCCCTGTTATGATAAATGCCCACTGCCAGCCATAGTTTTCTGCAATATGAGGCACTGTTAAAGGTACGATTATAGCACCAATATTACTTCCAGAATTAAAAATCCCTGTTGCAAGAGCTCTTTCTTTCTGCGGAAACCATTCTGCTGTAGCCTTAATTGCTGCCGGAAAGTTTCCTGCTTCTGTAACTCCTAAAAACACTCGGGCAATTAAAAATCCTCCTGTTCCTGTTGCCAATGCATGTCCAATTGCCGCTAAACTCCATAATCCTGTTGCAATGGCATAACCTAACTTAGTTCCCAACTTATCAATAATTCCTCCCGCAACCAGCATTCCGAGCGCATATGCAATTTTAAATGCCAGTTCGATATTCGAGTAATCTATAACCTCCTGTTCGGGAGTCCAGTGAAACGCTTCTGCCAAAAAAGGCCGAAGGTAACTTATTACATTTCTATCCAGATAATTGACAGTTGTAGCAAAAAAAACTAAACTGCAAATAGTCCAACGGTATTTTCCTATTGCTGCATTAGCTTGGTTCATGATGTGGTTGTGGTTTAGGTTGGTTAGTTAGTTTTTGAGAAATCTCTTTAGAGATCTGTAATCGGACTGTATTTTGGAACCAATGTTTTCATTACAATCCAGCCTGTTAAATAACAAACTGCGCAAATAGAAAATATGATAAAATATCCAGCTTCAATTCCTTTAAATCCCATAAAAGCCATATTGGTATCTTTTGCATAATCAAACAATACTCCAGATCCTTTATTAATCAACGTTGAACCAACTCCACCTGCTAAACCTCCAATTCCTGTAATAGTTGCAATTGCTTTTTTAGGAAACATATCTCCTACTGTTGTAAAAATATTTGCCGACCAAGATTGGTGAGCCGCACCAGCAATTCCGATGATAATTACCGGAACCCAATAACTGATGTATCCTAATGGCTGTGCAATCAAGGCTAATAATGGGAAAAATGCAAATATTAACATTGCTCTCATTCTTCCTTCGTACGGATTCATTCCTTTTTTCTCTACGAAATACGTTGGCAACCAGCCTCCAATAATGGATAATAATGTAATCATGTAAAGCACAAATAAAGGTAATGCCGCTTCTGTAGAATCCATTCCATACACAGAACTTAAATACGCTGGAGTCCAGAATAAAAAGAACCACCAAACGCCATCTGTCATGAATTTACCAAATGCAAAAGCCCAAGTTTGTTTGTATTTGAAGCAATCTGCTAAAGACACTTTTCCTCCAGCTTCAGGCTTAAAACCAATCTTGCTGTCTTCAATATCATCTTGCTGAATATAAGCCAATTCTTCTGGAGAAACTCTTGAATGTTTTTCTGGTTTATCGTACATAAACATCCAAAATCCCATCCAAACAAAACCTAAAGCTCCGATAATGATAAATGACATTTCCCATCCAAAAGATTTTGCGATAAACGGAATTGTAATGGGCGCTGCCAAGGCTCCAACTGTCGCTCCAGCGTTGAAAATACTAGTTGCAAAAGCTCTGTCTTTTTTAGGAAAATATTCTGCTGTAGTTTTAATTGCCGCAGGGAAGTTTCCTGCTTCTCCAACTGCTAGAACAAAACGAGCAAAAATAAATAAAGCAACACTCACATTGATAACCAACGCTGTATCGCTTATTGTACTGATTATTTCTTTTGAACCATGAAAGCCCACTAACCATTCTCCTGCAATAATTCCTGAAGTTGCAATACCGCAGAAAGCATGAAGACAGGCTCCTACTGACCAGATTCCGATTGCCCAAAGAAATCCTTTTTTAGTATCCAACCAATCTACAAATCGTCCTGCAAACAATAATGACACTGCATAAAAAATAGAAAACAAAGCAGTGATATTTCCGTAGTCGTTATTGGTCCAGTGAAATTCTGGCGCGATAAAATCGCTCCATGTTAACGACAATACTTGTCTGTCTAGGTAATTGATTGTAGTTGCAAAAAACAGCAATGCACAAATACTCCAACGGTATTTTCCTGTGGTTTTGACACTCTGGTTTACTGCAACGGTCTCGGTTTGATTCATAGTAAGTGGGTATTATAGTTTTTGTAATTTTTGGTAATCTTAAAAGACTATGTTTACTGCTTTCTAAAAATAGTATAATCAATAAATTAACACCTTAAAAGAAAAATAATGTAATCGATTGCACAAATATAGTTTTTAATCTGTACAATCCAAATAATATTGTGTAAAAAATTATTTTAGCCTATCAAATAAACATATTACTTAAAAAAAAGAATTCAAAATTACACATTAAACAATATATTTGTTAAAAGCCAATGGGTGAAATTCATCCTTTTTTGGGGTAAAATTGTCCTGAAATTTAAGATTAAAAAGAGTATTCTTCGTCAGCTTTGATTAATTTAGCCCATCAGTTGTATTTTTTGAACCAAAAAACATATACCATTACAAACCAAATAATTATATATCAAATTGAAAACTACAAGAACACAATCTTCAAGAGGAATTACGTTGAGTTTTCTTCTTTTCTCAGGACTATTTTCTATGAATGCACAAGATCAAGTAATTCCGTTATGGGATAAAATTCCAGATGAAATAAAAGCAGTCAATTATAAAGAAAAACCAGAGTTAAAAGATGGAAAGATGCAAAGTACAAGTCAGGTTTCTGTGCCTACTTTGAGTATTTTTATTCCGAAAGAAGCAAAACCAAATCAAACGGCGGTAGTTATTTGTCCAGGGGGCGGTTATACGCATTTGGCCTTTGACAAAGAGGGAACAAAAGTCGCTGAATGGTTTAACAGCTTAGGAATTGCAGCTTTTGTACTGAAATACAGAATGCCAACTGATTTGACCATGAAAAACAAAAATATCGGACCCTTGCAAGATGCTCAAGAAGCGATTCGCTACGTGAGACAAAATGTATCAAAATGGAATATTGACCCTAATAAAATTGGAATTTTAGGTTTTTCTGCTGGTGGACATTTGGCTTCGACTGCTTCAACACATTATGACGATAAAGTGTATGACTCAACATACAAAGTAAGTGCACGCCCTGATTTTTCGTTGCTGATTTATCCTGTAATTTCTATGGAAAATGAAATCACACATAAAGGTTCGCAGACCAATTTACTTGGAAATAATCCTTCAAAAGAGCTAATAAATAATTATTCAAACGAAAAGAGAGTGACTTCTAAAACACCTCCTACTTTCTTAATTCATGCTACAGATGATACTGTGGTTATTCCAGAAAACAGTATTAATTACTATTTGGCATTAAAGAAAAAAGGGGTTTCTGCAGAATTACATATATATGAAAAAGGTGGTCACGGATTTGGATTAGGCGTTGCTGACACAAGCAAATATTGGACTAGAGATTGCGAAGAATGGCTTAAATCAAACGGATATAACTAGAAAAAAGAAAGGCAAAACTTTTACAAGTTTTGCCTTTTTTCAAAAAAAAAAAAACAAAAAGGAATTATAAAAACCAATTTTATATGTTTAAGCAGTAACTTCTTGTTCTGCTGTTTTTTTCAATTTAGAAACAGGAATTGCTTTAGTTGCCACTTTTGGTTTTGCTACAGGTTTCTTTTTACCAAATTTCTGTTTTCCCCACCAGATAATAAATCCAGTAATAGGCAAACTGGCAGAAATTAAGCTCGCCAAAAACGCAATAATTTTCCCTGTTAGCCCGAGAACACTTCCTACGTGAATATCGTAATTCATACGTCTGATTTTGTCTGGAATATTTGCTTCTACATATTTACCTGAAAATGGTGTTTTAATCGAAATTTCTTTCAAGCTTTGCTGATCAAAACTATAACGATCCATGTTATAAAAAGTGTGTCTTTGCTTGTAAACAAAAGCACCAATCGGATCTGCAGGTTTCGCAGGAATACTGATTAAAATTCCCGCTGCCTGAGGATTCTCTTTTCTTAAATTCAACAAAACTTTATCTGCTGTTGTAATATTAAACTCTTTTACATGAGTTGTATCTGATTTTGGAGATTCACGGTTTTCAACCAATGGTTTTCCACCAGAAGTAACCCAATACAAAGATTTACTCCACCATCCAAAACTCCATACTAAGCCTGTTACGGCAATAAAAAACAGGAAAATGCAGCTGTAAAAACCAAATACATTGTGCATGTCATAATTGACACGTTTAAAGCTGGCATCCCATTTTATTTTAAAACTTTTATCAATAATAGATTTAATCCATTTTGTCGGCCACCACAAAACGATGCCTGAAATTAATAAGACGATAAAAATTAAAACTGCAACTCCAACAATTGGTCTTCCAATATCATAAGGAAGCCATAATGCGCGGTGTCCGTTTAAAATCCATCTGAAAAAGTCTGGAGAATCTCCTCTAGAAAAGGTTTTCACATTTAATACATCTCCCGTGTATGGATTCATATAAACGCTAATGAATGTTCCTTGACGTCTTCCGCCTTTACGTTTTTCATCCTTCCCTTTGCCCTTTCCTCTTTCTTTTCCTTTTTCATTCGGCTGAACTTTTAGTTCTGATTTTGCATTTTCATTTTTAGCAAAATCTTTCCTTCCTCTTTTATGCTCTCCTTTTTCTCCACGTCCTCCCCTTTCTCCTTCTTCTTTTTTCTCTACAAAATAACCCACAATCGCAGCTTCATCTTTTGCTCCAAAAGTCACGCTGGTTGCTTTTTTGTCTTTCATTTTTTTATCTGCAATCGAAACCAATTGAGACGGCAATAAAAATGCTTTTTCCTGAGGTTCTACAAAACGCCAGTCTTCGATAAAATCTTTTATTTCATTTTCAAAAACATAAATACAGCCTGTAAGACTGACAATGACCACAATGATTCCAGATGCTAAACCAAGCCACAAATGCAGCCAGGCCATAATGCGCTTAAAAAGCGACTTTTTACTTTTTTTCTTGTTATTTGGTTTTGAAGAAGAAAACATAATTGGATAGATAAATAGGATAAATAAAAAAACCGTAAGTCCTCATCAAGTAAGGACTTACGGCAAAAAAATATTAGTATTTTAATTTTTGAATTGCAGTAATTTGTCCACCTTCAACTTTCATACCTTTTGTTGCAACAGCAGTTGTACCGTTGATTGAGTAAATCCAGTTTCCGTCAGGAGTATTGATACCTACAATTGCAGAACTTCCATCTTCTGAAGTAATATTGTAACGGCTAGTTACAGAAGTTAATGTTTCTGGAGCATTTGTTACCCATGTA from Flavobacterium sp. KACC 22763 includes these protein-coding regions:
- a CDS encoding MFS transporter; this translates as MNQANAAIGKYRWTICSLVFFATTVNYLDRNVISYLRPFLAEAFHWTPEQEVIDYSNIELAFKIAYALGMLVAGGIIDKLGTKLGYAIATGLWSLAAIGHALATGTGGFLIARVFLGVTEAGNFPAAIKATAEWFPQKERALATGIFNSGSNIGAIIVPLTVPHIAENYGWQWAFIITGIVGFIWLALWFLLYEVPQKQKRLSQAELEYITSDQVEEVEEESKEKVSWIKLLSFRQTWAFAIGKLLTDPVWWFYLFWLPDFLMKQYKLNATEIIWPCALVYMIGSIGSIGGGWLPLKLINNNWPAYKARKTSMLLYAFAVLPVLFAQQLGTINIWFAILVIGLAVSAHQAWSANIFTTVSDMFPKKATASVTGLGGMFGALGGILLTLLVQKNMFVYYTKLGKVETGYFIMFCICGASYLLAWLIMHILVPRMKKVEL
- a CDS encoding PepSY-associated TM helix domain-containing protein gives rise to the protein MAWLHLWLGLASGIIVVIVSLTGCIYVFENEIKDFIEDWRFVEPQEKAFLLPSQLVSIADKKMKDKKATSVTFGAKDEAAIVGYFVEKKEEGERGGRGEKGEHKRGRKDFAKNENAKSELKVQPNEKGKERGKGKGKDEKRKGGRRQGTFISVYMNPYTGDVLNVKTFSRGDSPDFFRWILNGHRALWLPYDIGRPIVGVAVLIFIVLLISGIVLWWPTKWIKSIIDKSFKIKWDASFKRVNYDMHNVFGFYSCIFLFFIAVTGLVWSFGWWSKSLYWVTSGGKPLVENRESPKSDTTHVKEFNITTADKVLLNLRKENPQAAGILISIPAKPADPIGAFVYKQRHTFYNMDRYSFDQQSLKEISIKTPFSGKYVEANIPDKIRRMNYDIHVGSVLGLTGKIIAFLASLISASLPITGFIIWWGKQKFGKKKPVAKPKVATKAIPVSKLKKTAEQEVTA
- a CDS encoding alpha/beta hydrolase, yielding MKTTRTQSSRGITLSFLLFSGLFSMNAQDQVIPLWDKIPDEIKAVNYKEKPELKDGKMQSTSQVSVPTLSIFIPKEAKPNQTAVVICPGGGYTHLAFDKEGTKVAEWFNSLGIAAFVLKYRMPTDLTMKNKNIGPLQDAQEAIRYVRQNVSKWNIDPNKIGILGFSAGGHLASTASTHYDDKVYDSTYKVSARPDFSLLIYPVISMENEITHKGSQTNLLGNNPSKELINNYSNEKRVTSKTPPTFLIHATDDTVVIPENSINYYLALKKKGVSAELHIYEKGGHGFGLGVADTSKYWTRDCEEWLKSNGYN
- a CDS encoding MFS transporter → MNQTETVAVNQSVKTTGKYRWSICALLFFATTINYLDRQVLSLTWSDFIAPEFHWTNNDYGNITALFSIFYAVSLLFAGRFVDWLDTKKGFLWAIGIWSVGACLHAFCGIATSGIIAGEWLVGFHGSKEIISTISDTALVINVSVALFIFARFVLAVGEAGNFPAAIKTTAEYFPKKDRAFATSIFNAGATVGALAAPITIPFIAKSFGWEMSFIIIGALGFVWMGFWMFMYDKPEKHSRVSPEELAYIQQDDIEDSKIGFKPEAGGKVSLADCFKYKQTWAFAFGKFMTDGVWWFFLFWTPAYLSSVYGMDSTEAALPLFVLYMITLLSIIGGWLPTYFVEKKGMNPYEGRMRAMLIFAFFPLLALIAQPLGYISYWVPVIIIGIAGAAHQSWSANIFTTVGDMFPKKAIATITGIGGLAGGVGSTLINKGSGVLFDYAKDTNMAFMGFKGIEAGYFIIFSICAVCYLTGWIVMKTLVPKYSPITDL